Proteins encoded within one genomic window of Candidatus Schekmanbacteria bacterium:
- a CDS encoding NAD(P)-dependent glycerol-3-phosphate dehydrogenase — protein METLSVLGAGSWGTSIANLLSDNGHRVQLWCFEKNTAEEIALQRENSVYLPGIKISQNVIPTASIEEACRNSKTIISVVPSQHTRKIMSEAEKYINDGCMIVSASKGIEKDTYLTMSQVFSEVFHGRNDLNTVTLGGPTFATEVARKLPTVMVFASKNESAARYFQNIFSNQYFRAYVNDDVIGVELGGAIKNIIAIAAGIVTGLGCGHNTVAALITRGIAEISRLGISMGAKLLTFAGLAGMGDLILTCTGDLSRNRQVGLKIAEGKKLQEILGGMKMVAEGVETAISVEGLAKKQNVEMPICHEVYTVLFNNKDPRVAIRDLMERNLKKEFQEGIM, from the coding sequence ATGGAAACTTTATCTGTACTTGGCGCGGGAAGCTGGGGCACATCAATAGCAAACCTGCTCTCAGACAATGGGCACAGGGTTCAGCTCTGGTGCTTCGAAAAGAACACTGCTGAAGAAATTGCACTCCAGAGGGAAAACAGCGTATATCTGCCTGGAATCAAAATCTCTCAGAATGTAATCCCTACTGCGTCAATTGAAGAGGCTTGCAGGAACTCAAAAACAATCATATCCGTAGTCCCTTCACAGCATACAAGAAAGATAATGAGTGAAGCTGAAAAGTACATAAATGACGGATGCATGATAGTCAGCGCCTCGAAAGGGATAGAAAAGGATACATACCTCACCATGTCGCAGGTTTTTTCAGAGGTGTTTCACGGAAGGAATGACCTCAACACTGTGACGCTCGGCGGGCCCACCTTTGCCACAGAAGTCGCAAGGAAACTTCCCACAGTCATGGTCTTTGCTTCAAAGAATGAATCTGCGGCAAGATATTTCCAGAACATATTCAGCAATCAGTACTTCAGGGCTTATGTGAATGATGATGTCATAGGCGTTGAACTTGGAGGCGCCATAAAGAACATCATAGCCATTGCCGCGGGAATTGTCACAGGGCTTGGCTGCGGGCACAATACGGTTGCTGCACTCATAACAAGGGGAATAGCCGAGATATCAAGGCTTGGAATCTCAATGGGAGCTAAACTTCTCACCTTCGCAGGACTTGCGGGAATGGGAGACCTTATCCTTACCTGCACAGGTGATTTAAGCCGGAACCGTCAAGTGGGACTGAAGATAGCAGAAGGAAAGAAACTTCAGGAGATACTTGGAGGGATGAAGATGGTCGCCGAAGGGGTCGAGACTGCAATATCCGTTGAAGGGCTTGCCAAAAAACAGAATGTTGAGATGCCTATATGCCATGAAGTATATACAGTCCTTTTTAACAACAAAGACCCGCGCGTTGCAATCCGTGACCTTATGGAAAGAAACCTTAAAAAAGAATTCCAGGAAGGGATAATGTAG